DNA sequence from the Juglans microcarpa x Juglans regia isolate MS1-56 chromosome 5S, Jm3101_v1.0, whole genome shotgun sequence genome:
tccctccaagatCCAAGGTTTGAATCCCACTGgttgcaaacaatctctaagggccatcggattgggggattttttccttaaattaccCAAaatgcacttgcgggaaactccttgctgagggcctATGCATCCTCGGGATTAGTCATGACGCTGTTCTcaaacacccggtgccaataaaaaaaaaaaaagtgtaatttCCTGTTTTCCAAGCACGAAGACAAGAGAAACACCAGCTCTTTCCCTCTAAGGTGGAAATTAATTCAAGGTTTTCTACAATAAAATTCTCATCGATTTACATTGTTCATAATCAAGTTGAAAAATTAATCCAAGAATCACAAAGCCAAAGAGTCAACAAATATTGTGAACATACTTTAGCATCTTACCAATGCTCAGAAATCTTTACAAAACTACTAAAACCATTGAAGTAATTATGTAATCAGGGAAAACTTGGGAAAGAGTTCTTCACTGGAAGAGCCATATTGGTTTTCAACACCAATATCTCAAGAAATGCCAAACCTCCAGACATATATGGAACTTGTAGCTTTGGATGGTGGGTTTCTCCCCCACTTTGCTGGTCTAATTTTATGCatggctttttttcttttgttttaaatagcCAATTTCTGTCAGTGCATATCGTGAAAAGTGTTCGTTGCATGAAAATATCCATTATctcccccacaaaaaaaaaaaaaaaaaaaaaaaaaaaaaggccagtTTAATTGagtgaaataaaaaagatcAGAAGCTTACACAATAAGATATCACTAGCAATAATCAGGTCCCAATCTGGGTCAGTGATGGGAAAGGTTTCTCCCCATGTATCTGTAAACAGAAGCATGGTCTGGTATTAACGACAACTacaccaaaataaaatcaattatgAAAATCCAATAACAGTGAATGAGAAATGCCACATTCTACAGAGTGATTGCATTAAGAAACTTGTACTCCTCAGTAATTGACCACATATGACTCACAAGTTAGTGGGAATTAAAAGAGAACCCACGCTTTATGTGAGGAAGGACAGGAGTAATCCCATTAGCCCTGCAGTTATGAGCTACGTTCTCTTCAATTTCCTGGTCATCATAGTCTGATGTCGTGATGTCAAGACAAAAAGACTTTCGGAGATATATGGCCAAAGCACCAGTGCCACTGCCATTAAAAAGAATACTTAGAATCTACAGACAAACACTACAGCCTTTACACATCAAGTTTAAACAGAAAGAACTTACTATATTGCACACTAATCAAGAATAATTAAGTgtatcctatttttttttatcggtaattaAGTGTAGCCTATTTAATATAAGCAATAAAAAACAAGTATCAGAAGATAAAGAAACCCAAAATGTGCAGTAACCACGATTAAAAATTCAATAAGACATACTAGGTTCATATCCCAAGCCACTGCCTCAATGAATTCGTGCTGCAGAAGAATGAGTCACCGATGCACAAACCTCATACATAAGCACAAGGTTTGGGTATTGACATGTATTCATTACCCATATTGCTCCAACCAGGCTAGAGACAAAAGGTACATCCACATAATAGATAGAATATGGAGTAGTCgcaaataaacaacaaaaaaagattttacTGCACATAACAACATCAAGGAGCAAAAAAATCACTATCAACAGGAGTGCCAGTCACATGCTAAAGACTGCCAAGAATGAACCAATACGGTCACAATGTCATCAAATACTAACAACAACGAGCAATAGACCCACCTGCCCAATTCAATGCATCGCCGGCCTTCTATCCATGAACGGTGCTGAACCAAAAATTCTGCAAAAGCAAATGTCCCAGGCCAGAGTAAATTGGCATTCAACTGGTGAAACGAAAATTCCCGGATGAACAACTCCTACATACAAGCAAACGCATGGGTAGTGTAAGAACAGGAATATAACCCCGTTTAAATGCCCAGTTGGCTAGCTAGCTCTATGGAATTGCAGGTTTGCATTTTCGCTTATGAActcccaaaaaaggaaaaagaaatgccCTTATGGGTAGAATTTTCGCACAAATAAACCAAACACAATTTAGCAAATCAATCCAAATTAACAGTATTGATCATGTAAAGGAATAAGCTTTACCATTCCGGGAAATTCATGCCTCCTCTCCTCGTAGCTTTGATGAGCCTCTGTCTTCTCATTATCTACAAGGAAATGGGCAAGATTTGTATTTGATATGAAACGAACAGAGCGAGAGAGCTATATgcaatcattaaaaataaaaagagcgCGACAGAGTACGAGAAGAAGTGTCATCTTCGTCGGGGAAAAGCGAAGATGGAGAGAATAAAGCTATGTCCATTCTCTTGCTTGTTTTtcgttctttttctttcaatccaGGCTGCCGCTACAGACCAGAGAGACCAGACCTAGCCAACGCTTCCTTGTCTGTTTCCTTCCTGGCCCCGCACGCCGTGTATTTGTCCCCAACGCCGAGGAACCCAGTGAACGAAGTAACTACTAAGccttcgtttggatcatcaacttatctcaactcatcattataatttttttaaattttaatacaaaatataataagcaattcaactttttcaaattttaaaataataataatattaaaaataatattctaacaatattttatcatctcaactcaactcaactcatttcaacatctaaacaccacCTAAAATGACGTGACGTCTCGCCACCACAGTTCTACCCTTAATCCGAACTCGTCGTGATGGCGTGATTTTGTTCTCTACTTTCAAGTTTCATGTTCACTGATTTTGTAATTCATCCGAGTGAGTTTAAATTATGATGGCATTCGCTGTGAAACCGAGTAGGTTTGAGTTTAATAGTTCAATTTGAAATctaattactagataaataatgttacatacagtcgtaaaatatgtaaatattatacaatcactttaaaaaagaataggattcactattaaaaaattaattttttttttaatatgaatctcgtatttactcatttcTTTCAAAACGATTGTATGACAATTGCACACTATACGAGaacaaatatcatttgtcataaTAGATTGGCTGTGAGTTTTTCATTTAAGCATTGGCTGGTCTTTTTGGTTGGTTCATATCCGTGCTAGGCATCAGTGTTGCATGGAAAATTGGTATGGAaggaattttttaaaacattcattGATGGTATGGGTCTATTGGGTTTCTATTGAAAATAAGATTGTGGCCCTGGAATTTTGAAGGAAATGCTAAAAGAATAAATTGATAAAGTTAGGAACTTTATGTAAGTCACAGTGACTAATTTGGTAATTGAAAAAAGTAAGCATTGTCAAAAGCAAAGGATTGCTTGCaattcacaaataaattatatctcacaaactaatataatttcatcttatttgttaaatctactttataataaaaata
Encoded proteins:
- the LOC121268442 gene encoding protein-lysine methyltransferase METTL21C isoform X3, with the protein product MDIALFSPSSLFPDEDDTSSHNEKTEAHQSYEERRHEFPGMELFIREFSFHQLNANLLWPGTFAFAEFLVQHRSWIEGRRCIELGSGTGALAIYLRKSFCLDITTSDYDDQEIEENVAHNCRANGITPVLPHIKHTWGETFPITDPDWDLIIASDILLYVKQYTNLIKTLSFLLKSYKPKDNKAVKRMEIEQNGGVRLPQPVFLMSWRRRIGKEDESLFFTGCENGGLEVKHIGSRVYCIKPRHATVSGDNI
- the LOC121268442 gene encoding protein-lysine methyltransferase METTL21C isoform X4, producing MDIALFSPSSLFPDEDDTSSHNEKTEAHQSYEERRHEFPGMELFIREFSFHQLNANLLWPGTFAFAEFLVQHRSWIEGRRCIELGSGTGALAIYLRKSFCLDITTSDYDDQEIEENVAHNCRANGITPVLPHIKHTWGETFPITDPDWDLIIASDILLYVKQYTNLIKTLSFLLKSYKPKDNKAVKRMEIEQNGVRLPQPVFLMSWRRRIGKEDESLFFTGCENGGLEVKHIGSRVYCIKPRHATVSGDNI
- the LOC121268442 gene encoding protein-lysine methyltransferase METTL21C isoform X2, with the protein product MDIALFSPSSLFPDEDDTSSHNEKTEAHQSYEERRHEFPGMELFIREFSFHQLNANLLWPGTFAFAEFLVQHRSWIEGRRCIELGSGTGALAIYLRKSFCLDITTSDYDDQEIEENVAHNCRANGITPVLPHIKHTWGETFPITDPDWDLIIASDILLYVKQYTNLIKTLSFLLKSYKPKDNKAVKRMEIEQNEAGVRLPQPVFLMSWRRRIGKEDESLFFTGCENGGLEVKHIGSRVYCIKPRHATVSGDNI
- the LOC121268442 gene encoding protein-lysine methyltransferase METTL21C isoform X1 produces the protein MDIALFSPSSLFPDEDDTSSHNEKTEAHQSYEERRHEFPGMELFIREFSFHQLNANLLWPGTFAFAEFLVQHRSWIEGRRCIELGSGTGALAIYLRKSFCLDITTSDYDDQEIEENVAHNCRANGITPVLPHIKHTWGETFPITDPDWDLIIASDILLYVKQYTNLIKTLSFLLKSYKPKDNKAVKRMEIEQNGEAGVRLPQPVFLMSWRRRIGKEDESLFFTGCENGGLEVKHIGSRVYCIKPRHATVSGDNI